The DNA region CATCGGGCACAATTCGAACAGTTGGCGCAACGCTACATTGTCCTTGGCAGCCTACTGGATAAGCATGACAATTTGACGGTAGAGGCTCATCCTGAAACTTTGCTAAGATCTCAGCTGATTGTTTGGCTGCGCAGGATGTATTTTGGCATACAAGAATGCGGCGATCGCCTTCACGGAGAGGACTATCAACTTCAATGATCGGTTTGGGCATATCAGCGCGGACGGGAATTTACAGTACTGTTTCTGTCATGACGACTAAATCGATAGATCGAGCCAAACAAAAGCTTATTTAATTATAAAGAATTTCAGATCTGCTCTACAGAACTTCAAACATGAAGAAGCCAGATCCCTTACTAGTAGATATTGTGTTTTTCCTATAAAAAATTGTCCCCACTCAACCAGTGAGAACAGCAATTTCATGACATGGTGTCAATTCACCAGATCATGTCATCAATGATATTTACATTATTGTTAGTAATTGAACTCTTAAACAACACTGATGACTGAATGTTTATAAAAAAATAAGACCATAGTTATGATTCTTGCCATACTACTATGATCTATTTTGTTAGCTGAATTAAGTTGATGAAATAAAGGCTCGTCCTAAGACAATCTTTACTCATCACCTGGTTCGAGAATACGTTGGAAAAGATAGCCAGTTCCACGCGCAGTCAAAATCAGCTCTGGATTACTCGGGTCATCTTCAAGCTTGGCTCTGAGTCGCGAAATGTGAACATCCACAACACGAGTATCCACATGACGTTCAGGGGTATAGCCCCAAACTTCTTGAAGGATTTCTGAACGGGAGAAAGGTTCACCAGATCGGCTAACTAATAGCTCAAGTAGGCTGAATTCCATACCTGTGAGGCGGATGCGCTCATCACCTTTATAGACTTGACGCTTGTTGGTATCGATACGAATAGAACCGACGTGAATGACGCCAGAACTAGGAATACCAGTAATCCCATTCTTGTCAACGCGGCGCAGTACAGAACGAATCCTTGCTTCTAATTCCTTAGGAGAGAAAGGCTTCACGACATAATCGTCGGCCCCAAGCTCCAAACCAGTAATTCGATCAGCAACGTCACCAAGAGCTGTGAGCATAATAATAGGGACATCGGACTCTTTACGGAGTTCCTGGCAGACGCCATAGCCATCGAGCTTCGGCATCATGACATCGAGCACAACCAAATCTGGATCTGCGTCTGTAAAGGTTCCTAATGCTTCTTCGCCGTCGGCTGCGGTGACTACCTCGTAACCAATCATGGAAAGACGAGTTTCGAGGATACGTCGAATGCTCGCTTCATCGTCAACGACGAGAATTCTTTCTTTATGATTTTCCAAATTCTTTCACGCTCCTTGTTGACTTTAGGTAAGTGATGTTGAAGTTTATTAATTAAAGTTCTCTTGCTATAAGAATATCGCTTTACTGAGGTTTCATGGGGGCTTAGGGGGCATTTTTCGGGGAAAAAAGTGTTTTTTTAAGATTTATTTTGGAATGTCACTCTTTTTTCGGACTTTTAGCGCGATCACACCGTATTTTTTTTACATTTAACTTAACAATTCCATGGCAAAAGCAAAGACGGTTCATGTTTGTCGAGAGTGTGGTGCTGAAGCGCGACAGTGGTTCGGAAAATGTCCGAGCTGTGGAGTTTATGGATCACTACAGGAAGAAATTCGCGAAAAAGCAACTTCCTCTGGAGTAAATCGCAGTTGGCACAATAAACCTTCAGCGAGCAAAAGGAAATCTGCAACGCCAAAGCCACGAGTTGCACTGAAGTTTAATCAGATTGATACGAGTCAACAGTTACGGTTTGGTTCAGGTTATGGGGAGCTGGATCGGGTGCTCGGTGGTGGGATTGTGCCGGGTTCTCTGGTGTTAATCGGTGGTGACCCGGGTATT from [Leptolyngbya] sp. PCC 7376 includes:
- a CDS encoding ferredoxin — encoded protein: MPKPIIEVDSPLREGDRRILVCQNTSCAAKQSAEILAKFQDEPLPSNCHAYPVGCQGQCSVAPTVRIVPDETWYCRLTPEDTSAICDALREDTVVEEKLNPRIHRYSHY
- the rpaB gene encoding response regulator transcription factor RpaB, with the protein product MENHKERILVVDDEASIRRILETRLSMIGYEVVTAADGEEALGTFTDADPDLVVLDVMMPKLDGYGVCQELRKESDVPIIMLTALGDVADRITGLELGADDYVVKPFSPKELEARIRSVLRRVDKNGITGIPSSGVIHVGSIRIDTNKRQVYKGDERIRLTGMEFSLLELLVSRSGEPFSRSEILQEVWGYTPERHVDTRVVDVHISRLRAKLEDDPSNPELILTARGTGYLFQRILEPGDE